One Idiomarina loihiensis L2TR genomic window carries:
- a CDS encoding TonB-dependent receptor translates to MKNMTFRKSLTAAAVAASLGFPALAIAQDAQTDVNAEEEVERIQVTGSRLNRTDMEGALPVTVIDRVELEASGDISVADYMRDTNFNSFGSYQSTSGSSGGGAAQVSLRGLGAGRTLILIDGRRAPTSPILGSGQDLNSIPMAAVERIEVLSDGASAVYGSDAIGGVVNVITRKDFEGVSVTYGVGRPTNDGGDTEEMSIVIGSSNAKSRVLLGASMNKRDVIFTRDRDYWYDPENPPGSNYSNNFGIKDPVTGHAPSVGANNRLEHPEFGTAVPGLCTNGDDSDLFFMKPNDNCGFNHAASSANLTSVKNTSLFGRGDYQINNDWNVYFSGSLNKVESFGRFAPLPSSPWPGGAIEITPDSPNHPGNLDGYNSNAADPYYQSIADETLSLYHRFAALGPRDNNVENTTTSFDGGFKGMIGNVGLDFGARYVTSRAINLGNNYVVAGLAQPLIADGTYNIYDPFTVYDPDTGNAVEGDPSALGMTTTTSRDMFSTVKELYANTNFDMFEMAAGVSSAAFGIEYREEKYQDKYDLLSAAGQVSGSSGASAGGERDVTALYGEMLFPVLDSVDIEVAGRYDDYSDYGSDFSPKVAVRWRPTDSVLVRGSWGEGFRAPTLSDLTSEPAFSAAYTNDEATCIAQNGAPCTGDSSVQVNTYSLGNVNLESENSEQLGLGIVWEANDWLNMSVDYYDIEITNSISSIGLQQAANCLRGEGTLCPSGISQFQQGTTIPDPSLGVGVAFAGNDVDNAIVGAQLGMVNIGSVETDGFDFTTRTNFDLGFGTLTNNFQASYVNNYSANGGENDAGKYGAPELRASLNNALAVGDFSVNWNIQYTDGTTYIDTYNIPSWTVHNVQVNYATPWDATVSFGVNNLTDRAPADASLFGTSYDSEIYNPWGRVPYLRYTQNF, encoded by the coding sequence ATGAAAAATATGACATTTCGTAAAAGCTTAACGGCAGCAGCAGTAGCTGCGTCTTTAGGTTTTCCTGCATTAGCAATTGCGCAAGACGCGCAAACAGACGTGAATGCGGAAGAAGAAGTAGAGCGTATCCAGGTTACTGGTTCGCGTTTGAACCGTACTGATATGGAAGGTGCATTGCCGGTAACGGTAATTGATCGTGTTGAGCTTGAAGCCAGCGGTGATATTTCTGTTGCTGACTATATGCGTGATACTAACTTCAACTCGTTCGGTTCTTATCAGTCTACTTCGGGTAGTTCTGGTGGTGGTGCAGCGCAAGTGAGTTTACGTGGTTTAGGCGCGGGTCGAACGCTTATTTTGATAGATGGGCGCCGTGCACCGACCTCACCTATTTTGGGCTCAGGGCAGGATTTGAACTCTATTCCTATGGCAGCAGTTGAGCGTATTGAGGTATTGAGTGACGGTGCTTCTGCTGTATACGGTTCTGATGCAATCGGTGGTGTTGTGAACGTCATTACACGTAAGGACTTCGAAGGTGTCAGTGTTACTTACGGTGTTGGTCGCCCGACTAACGACGGTGGTGACACTGAAGAAATGAGCATAGTAATCGGTAGCTCAAACGCGAAGAGCCGCGTATTACTTGGTGCTTCAATGAACAAACGTGACGTTATTTTCACTCGTGACCGCGACTACTGGTATGATCCAGAAAATCCACCAGGTTCGAACTATTCTAATAACTTTGGTATTAAAGACCCAGTCACTGGGCATGCCCCTAGTGTTGGTGCCAATAACCGTTTAGAACACCCCGAATTCGGTACTGCGGTACCTGGCTTATGTACCAATGGTGATGACAGTGACTTGTTCTTCATGAAACCCAATGACAACTGTGGGTTTAACCATGCTGCAAGTTCTGCGAATTTGACTAGTGTAAAGAATACTTCACTATTTGGTCGTGGTGACTATCAGATCAACAATGACTGGAATGTGTATTTCAGCGGGAGCTTGAACAAAGTAGAAAGTTTTGGTCGTTTTGCACCACTACCTTCTTCACCGTGGCCAGGTGGCGCTATCGAGATTACTCCAGATAGCCCGAACCACCCAGGTAATTTAGACGGTTACAACTCGAATGCAGCTGATCCGTATTATCAGAGCATTGCTGACGAAACACTGTCTTTGTATCATCGTTTTGCGGCATTAGGCCCGCGTGACAACAACGTAGAAAACACCACGACCAGCTTCGATGGTGGTTTTAAAGGTATGATCGGTAACGTCGGCCTTGACTTCGGTGCTCGTTATGTAACGTCACGTGCAATCAACTTAGGTAATAACTATGTTGTTGCAGGTCTGGCGCAACCGTTAATTGCTGACGGTACTTATAACATTTACGACCCATTTACTGTTTATGACCCAGATACAGGTAACGCCGTTGAAGGTGATCCATCTGCATTGGGTATGACTACTACAACTAGCCGTGACATGTTCTCGACTGTTAAAGAGTTATACGCGAACACAAACTTTGACATGTTTGAGATGGCTGCTGGCGTTTCTTCTGCTGCTTTCGGTATTGAGTATCGTGAAGAAAAGTACCAAGATAAGTATGATTTGTTGTCTGCAGCGGGTCAGGTGTCTGGTTCATCAGGTGCATCAGCAGGGGGCGAACGTGATGTAACTGCGCTTTATGGAGAAATGTTGTTCCCAGTATTGGATTCAGTTGATATTGAAGTCGCAGGTCGTTACGATGACTATAGTGACTACGGTAGTGACTTCTCTCCGAAAGTAGCGGTTCGCTGGCGTCCAACCGACAGCGTATTGGTTCGAGGTTCATGGGGCGAAGGTTTCCGTGCTCCTACTTTGAGCGACTTGACTTCTGAACCAGCGTTTAGTGCTGCATATACCAACGATGAAGCGACGTGTATTGCTCAAAATGGTGCACCTTGTACTGGCGATTCAAGTGTCCAGGTTAATACCTATAGCTTAGGTAACGTAAACCTCGAATCAGAGAACTCAGAACAGTTAGGCTTAGGTATCGTCTGGGAAGCCAATGATTGGCTAAACATGAGCGTTGATTACTACGATATTGAAATCACTAACAGCATCAGTAGCATCGGTTTACAACAAGCTGCTAACTGTTTACGTGGTGAAGGTACCTTGTGTCCATCAGGTATCAGCCAATTCCAGCAAGGTACGACTATTCCTGACCCATCATTGGGTGTTGGTGTCGCGTTTGCTGGTAACGATGTGGACAACGCAATAGTTGGTGCACAGTTAGGTATGGTTAACATCGGTAGCGTTGAGACTGATGGCTTTGACTTCACCACACGCACTAACTTTGACTTAGGTTTCGGTACTTTAACCAACAACTTCCAGGCTAGTTATGTAAATAACTACTCGGCCAATGGTGGTGAAAACGATGCTGGTAAGTACGGGGCTCCCGAACTACGCGCGTCATTGAACAACGCACTGGCCGTTGGTGACTTTTCTGTAAACTGGAACATCCAGTACACAGATGGTACTACGTACATCGATACTTATAACATTCCAAGCTGGACTGTCCACAACGTGCAAGTTAATTATGCTACACCATGGGATGCGACTGTCTCTTTTGGTGTTAACAACTTAACTGACCGTGCTCCAGCTGATGCATCGTTGTTCGGTACTAGCTACGATTCCGAAATCTACAATCCGTGGGGTCGTGTACCTTACTTACGTTATACTCAAAACTTCTAG
- a CDS encoding TonB-dependent receptor plug domain-containing protein, with protein MNTNTFRKSVTALAVTATLGFPAFVAAQDSGANDVERIQVTGSRIKRTDMETASPVSVFDAEAIEASGFTTMENFIHNLPSMNGAMNGSSTNNGSGGYATANLRGLGSARTLILINGRRYASGDLNAVPMAMVQRVEVLRDGASTIYGSDAIAGVINFITKTDFEGAEFSAQYDLTGEGDGETTKLSGVIGTSSGKGSVVLGLEYQNRNAIGQADRDFSRIPLAEKNGKAVFDGSTINEFGSFVPTGEKKTYVLDPQTGEQRLFNAQKDGYNYATDSYLKSPQELFTINAVANYDITRDLRVFLEGGYANRQSNQLLAPTGTFWGAPVDADFEYNKTGKDLSVYRRLTETGGREYTQDFSDYRMVLGFEGYLDNGWSWDISYNYARYVDTTVEYNQANRTRFNTLLDEELCNSDEECPGIWNPFEADSLTDEMMDYALIANSPVVRGTTKQFMANLTGDTGSWSLPAGSIAWAAGVEKRWESYENQPDGAAAIGQIYSTPGIPSEGSYDVEEAYIEVDAPLLRDLPGVQSLDLSAAVRRSDYNFLDAQTTTKFGLEYVPKDGLLVRATIAEGFRAPTIDNLNSPQVISFSRYVDPCTEYGDSSNDILDANCKADGLDSDFTPKTSQSATILSGNADLKPETSDSFTLGVVYQPEFMDNLNVAIDYYDIEIENGIGAPDISLIAEQCYTSENFSSASCDLILGPEAVDTKSWPSSDYRDAQGTLAGTDATTQNISTFETSGIDFDVNWNDEVAGGLLNLRLDGTYLKDYNYQVQEGAAPLELAGNFGADSNFAGRIAAFSKWRTNFTASYKVEDVAVTWISRFQSGVDDVNYDSSDLSSSVGSYIYHDMQASYFFNSETTFTLGIRNLFDKQPPYVSNNNDMNTLNTSYDTAGQYWYARVGFRF; from the coding sequence ATGAATACTAATACCTTCCGTAAAAGCGTAACAGCTTTGGCTGTTACTGCGACGTTAGGCTTTCCTGCATTTGTTGCAGCACAAGACTCAGGCGCTAACGATGTTGAGCGCATTCAGGTTACAGGTTCGCGTATTAAGCGTACCGACATGGAAACCGCAAGTCCGGTTTCTGTATTCGACGCCGAAGCTATTGAAGCTTCTGGTTTTACCACTATGGAAAACTTTATCCATAATCTTCCTTCCATGAACGGAGCCATGAACGGTTCCAGTACAAACAATGGTTCTGGCGGTTACGCAACAGCAAACCTTCGCGGTTTAGGAAGTGCAAGAACACTCATTCTTATTAATGGTCGTCGCTATGCATCAGGTGACCTGAACGCCGTTCCTATGGCTATGGTTCAGCGTGTAGAAGTTTTGCGTGACGGCGCTTCCACTATATACGGTTCTGACGCCATTGCCGGTGTTATCAACTTTATTACCAAGACAGATTTTGAAGGTGCGGAGTTTAGTGCCCAGTACGACTTAACTGGTGAAGGTGATGGTGAAACCACTAAGCTTTCAGGTGTTATTGGTACGTCAAGTGGTAAAGGCAGTGTTGTTTTGGGTCTTGAATACCAAAACCGTAATGCAATCGGTCAGGCTGACCGTGATTTTTCACGCATTCCGCTCGCTGAGAAAAATGGCAAGGCCGTCTTTGATGGTTCTACAATAAATGAGTTCGGTTCTTTTGTACCAACAGGAGAAAAGAAAACATACGTACTAGACCCTCAGACTGGTGAACAGCGTTTGTTTAATGCGCAAAAAGACGGTTATAACTACGCAACTGATTCTTACTTAAAATCACCACAAGAACTATTTACCATTAACGCGGTAGCTAATTACGATATTACTCGCGATTTACGCGTGTTCTTAGAGGGTGGTTACGCGAATCGTCAATCTAATCAGCTATTAGCGCCAACAGGTACTTTTTGGGGCGCGCCAGTTGACGCGGACTTTGAATATAATAAAACTGGAAAAGACCTATCGGTTTACCGTCGACTGACTGAAACTGGTGGCCGGGAATATACACAGGACTTCTCAGATTATCGAATGGTATTAGGTTTCGAAGGCTACCTGGATAACGGTTGGTCCTGGGATATTTCATATAATTATGCTCGTTATGTAGATACAACGGTAGAGTATAATCAAGCAAACCGTACACGTTTCAATACGTTGCTTGATGAAGAACTTTGCAATAGCGACGAAGAGTGTCCGGGAATATGGAACCCTTTCGAGGCCGATTCATTGACTGATGAAATGATGGATTATGCTCTGATTGCCAATTCTCCTGTTGTTCGTGGCACCACCAAACAGTTTATGGCGAACTTAACTGGTGACACAGGTAGCTGGTCATTACCTGCAGGCTCTATTGCATGGGCTGCTGGTGTTGAAAAACGCTGGGAATCTTATGAAAACCAACCAGACGGTGCCGCCGCGATTGGTCAGATTTATAGCACGCCAGGTATTCCATCAGAAGGCTCGTATGATGTGGAAGAAGCTTATATTGAGGTAGATGCACCACTACTGCGTGATTTACCCGGTGTACAATCTTTAGATTTATCGGCTGCTGTAAGACGTTCCGATTACAACTTCCTCGACGCACAAACTACTACTAAATTTGGTCTTGAGTACGTTCCTAAAGATGGTTTATTGGTGCGTGCAACTATCGCGGAAGGGTTTCGTGCCCCCACTATTGATAACTTGAACAGTCCTCAGGTTATTTCATTCTCTAGGTACGTTGATCCCTGCACTGAGTATGGCGACAGCAGCAATGATATTCTGGATGCTAACTGTAAGGCCGATGGGTTAGATAGTGATTTCACTCCCAAAACTAGCCAGTCAGCAACCATTTTATCTGGAAATGCAGATCTGAAACCAGAAACTTCTGATAGCTTCACGCTGGGTGTAGTTTATCAACCAGAGTTTATGGATAATTTAAATGTCGCTATCGACTACTACGATATCGAAATTGAAAACGGCATCGGCGCACCAGATATAAGCTTGATTGCTGAGCAGTGTTACACAAGTGAAAACTTTTCTTCTGCATCATGCGATTTAATTCTAGGACCAGAGGCCGTTGATACGAAAAGCTGGCCTTCTTCTGATTATCGCGATGCGCAGGGTACGTTAGCTGGTACCGATGCAACGACTCAAAACATTTCAACGTTTGAAACGTCTGGTATTGATTTTGACGTTAACTGGAATGATGAAGTTGCCGGAGGCCTTCTAAACTTGCGTCTTGATGGTACATACCTGAAGGACTATAACTATCAGGTTCAGGAAGGTGCTGCTCCCTTGGAACTCGCCGGTAATTTCGGTGCTGATTCTAACTTCGCAGGTCGTATCGCTGCTTTCTCAAAATGGCGTACTAACTTCACCGCGTCTTATAAAGTTGAGGATGTTGCTGTCACTTGGATCTCACGATTCCAATCTGGAGTTGATGATGTCAACTACGATAGCAGCGACTTGAGCAGCTCAGTAGGTAGTTACATCTACCATGACATGCAAGCGTCTTACTTCTTTAATTCAGAGACAACCTTTACGCTGGGTATTCGTAACTTGTTCGACAAGCAACCTCCGTACGTATCGAACAACAACGATATGAATACGTTGAACACCTCTTACGATACAGCGGGTCAATACTGGTATGCACGTGTTGGCTTCCGCTTCTAA
- a CDS encoding 3'-5' exonuclease, with protein MSQWLQKLAHWYDRRQKLKQPWQSLRYVALDIESTGLDPKKHQILSIAWMSIHPPVMHLGNAQYHVFAHGQELELGQSPTIHGLTRQDFLHSSEPKQTFAMLSRALNDAVLVCHHKGMDWRFLKHIEAQYGIPFKPLAIFDTLAFEKHKLERNPHQPIYGGQLALSACRKRYNLPDYHAHHALTDTVACAELFLAQCYGFNMSKSPLNLLIKSID; from the coding sequence ATGTCTCAGTGGCTGCAAAAACTTGCTCATTGGTACGACAGGCGACAGAAGTTAAAACAGCCGTGGCAAAGCCTGCGATACGTGGCGCTAGACATTGAGAGCACCGGACTGGATCCGAAAAAACATCAAATTTTATCGATTGCCTGGATGAGCATTCATCCGCCTGTGATGCACCTGGGTAACGCTCAGTATCATGTTTTCGCTCACGGACAAGAGCTTGAACTCGGCCAGAGCCCGACCATTCATGGTTTAACCAGGCAAGACTTTCTGCATAGCTCCGAGCCTAAACAAACCTTTGCTATGTTAAGCCGTGCTTTGAATGATGCCGTGTTAGTTTGTCACCACAAAGGTATGGACTGGCGTTTTCTGAAACATATAGAAGCGCAGTACGGTATACCTTTTAAACCCCTGGCTATATTCGACACCTTAGCGTTCGAAAAACATAAGCTTGAACGCAACCCTCATCAACCTATTTACGGCGGCCAACTGGCTCTTAGTGCCTGTCGTAAACGCTACAACTTACCTGATTATCATGCTCACCATGCACTGACCGATACCGTTGCTTGCGCTGAGCTTTTTTTGGCGCAATGTTACGGGTTCAACATGTCTAAATCTCCTTTAAATTTGTTAATAAAAAGTATTGATTAA
- a CDS encoding DUF294 nucleotidyltransferase-like domain-containing protein, giving the protein MEVNSFLKDCPPFDTLAEEQRSWAVSQLPSVYMNDQNCNDILKDMKPALFIVRSGVFDLRGADGRLIERLESGDLFGYPSLLSGREVVNKLQAIEDGIVYVLPQSAFDRLRNVSKSFEQYFIRAHGQRLLTEQKSDDGTDSDWSEQTVGSVVSMPPVSLSSSTSVQEAAKLMASHGISSVLVVDDTQLVGILTDRDLRNRVVAEGLPLDVRVSSVMTQLPESVYENRSLMDALTTMTSSNIHHLPVVNDQNQPVGMVTATDLIRQQRSDPVFLISAIRKAGSKSQLIEEAQKLPEYLQTFASRVKQTSVLGRLMASVTDGMTRQLIQLYEQENGAAPAAYSWLAFGSQGREDQTLSSDQDNGLLLSNGLSDKQKDWFAGLGNYVCEGLNECGIPSCPGNIMASNPECRGTINQWKERFRNWIESPTPKALMYCQIFFDSRPVVGPGKFYQEYREQIASLAKNEMFLGNLAILVNRIAVPLGLFNRLRTEDTDDGDTIDIKRYGIALINDIARIYSLQAGITSPGTAARLNALKGSRLLNRRDNQSLLEAWEFLTQLRLNHQLKVWGSDKPKNAIDPDELSTLSRRQLKTAFKIIKEAQQGVGLKFSRQGY; this is encoded by the coding sequence ATGGAAGTTAATTCATTTCTAAAAGACTGCCCTCCTTTTGATACGTTAGCGGAAGAGCAAAGAAGCTGGGCTGTATCGCAGTTGCCGTCGGTTTATATGAATGATCAGAACTGCAACGATATATTAAAAGATATGAAGCCGGCTCTGTTCATCGTGCGCTCAGGTGTTTTTGATTTAAGAGGGGCAGACGGGCGGCTGATAGAGCGTTTGGAAAGCGGCGATTTGTTTGGCTATCCGTCTTTGCTATCAGGCCGTGAAGTGGTTAATAAATTACAGGCGATAGAAGACGGTATTGTTTATGTGTTGCCACAGTCGGCGTTTGATCGGCTTCGCAATGTGTCAAAATCTTTCGAGCAGTACTTTATAAGGGCTCATGGTCAACGTTTATTAACGGAACAAAAAAGTGATGACGGCACTGATAGTGACTGGAGTGAGCAGACAGTTGGCAGTGTTGTGTCCATGCCTCCGGTTAGTTTATCCAGCAGCACGTCAGTGCAAGAAGCGGCTAAGTTAATGGCTAGCCATGGTATATCGTCTGTTTTGGTCGTTGATGACACCCAATTGGTCGGTATTTTAACGGACAGAGACTTAAGAAACCGGGTAGTGGCTGAAGGCTTACCGCTGGATGTGCGCGTTTCGTCGGTAATGACACAACTGCCGGAATCGGTTTACGAAAATCGCTCGTTAATGGATGCGTTAACCACTATGACCTCCAGTAATATTCATCACTTACCGGTGGTTAATGACCAGAACCAACCCGTAGGGATGGTAACGGCAACCGACTTAATTCGTCAGCAACGCAGCGATCCAGTCTTTCTGATTAGTGCCATTCGTAAGGCAGGTAGTAAGTCTCAATTAATAGAGGAAGCGCAGAAGCTTCCGGAATATCTACAGACCTTTGCCAGCCGCGTAAAGCAAACATCTGTTTTAGGTCGGCTTATGGCATCGGTTACTGACGGCATGACACGTCAGCTAATACAGCTGTATGAGCAGGAAAACGGCGCCGCACCAGCCGCTTATAGCTGGTTAGCATTTGGCTCACAGGGCAGAGAAGATCAAACTTTAAGTTCAGATCAGGACAACGGTCTTTTGCTTAGCAATGGTTTGTCCGATAAGCAAAAAGACTGGTTTGCCGGTTTAGGAAATTACGTCTGCGAAGGGTTGAATGAGTGTGGTATCCCATCTTGCCCCGGAAATATTATGGCATCTAATCCTGAGTGCCGGGGGACCATTAACCAATGGAAGGAACGTTTCCGGAACTGGATTGAAAGCCCGACACCAAAAGCACTTATGTATTGTCAGATATTTTTTGACAGCAGGCCGGTTGTTGGCCCGGGGAAATTTTATCAAGAATACCGCGAACAGATTGCGAGCTTAGCGAAGAATGAAATGTTTCTGGGAAATCTAGCCATTCTGGTTAACCGCATAGCCGTACCTTTAGGGTTGTTTAACCGCTTACGCACAGAGGATACCGATGACGGCGATACCATAGATATTAAACGTTACGGCATTGCATTAATTAATGATATAGCACGTATTTACTCATTGCAGGCCGGAATTACGTCACCAGGCACTGCTGCACGTTTAAACGCGTTAAAAGGTAGCCGCTTGTTAAATCGTCGCGATAACCAGTCACTACTGGAAGCCTGGGAGTTTTTGACGCAGCTCAGGTTGAACCATCAGTTAAAAGTATGGGGCAGCGACAAACCAAAGAATGCCATAGACCCTGATGAACTGAGCACGCTTTCAAGGCGCCAGTTAAAGACCGCTTTTAAAATTATAAAAGAAGCGCAACAAGGCGTTGGTCTGAAGTTTAGCCGGCAAGGGTACTAA
- a CDS encoding sodium:solute symporter family protein yields the protein MDIQTLTFIIVGLTFALYIGIAIWSRAGSTNDFYVASGGVNPIANGMATAADWMSAASFISMAGIVAFAGYDGSVYLMGWTGGYVLLAMCLAPYLRKFGKFTVPDFIGDRYYSQTARTIAVICAILICFTYIAGQMRGVGVVFSRFLEVDIATGVIIGAIIVFFYTVLGGMKGITYTQVAQYIVLMFAYIVPAVFLSLMMTGHVLPQTGFGATIADGVPGSGQFLLERLDGLSTELGFAEYTEGVRSKVDVFFITAALMVGTAGLPHVIVRFFTVPKVRDARRSAFWALTFISVVYLTAPTIASFAKVNIFNTINGPDLQGVEYDNAPSWIKNWEKTGLITWEDNNNDGKMFYSGDERNEMTIDRDIMVLANPEIGELPAWVVALVAAGGVAAALSTSAGLLLVISTSVSHDLLKRNLAPNITDKQELLYARVAAATAIVISVYFGIYPPGFVAQVVAFAFGLAAASFFPAIIMGVFHKRMNSTGAIAGMVVGILFTFSYIVYFKFVAPELNTQENWLFGISPEGIGTLGMIINFVVAVVVHKFTGDAPEEIQELVESIRYPKGSGEAKPH from the coding sequence ATGGATATTCAAACGCTCACCTTTATAATCGTCGGCCTGACTTTCGCGCTATACATAGGTATTGCGATTTGGTCACGTGCCGGCTCAACTAATGACTTTTATGTAGCAAGCGGCGGAGTTAACCCTATTGCCAATGGTATGGCAACGGCCGCTGACTGGATGTCAGCTGCTTCTTTTATCTCAATGGCGGGTATCGTAGCCTTTGCTGGTTATGATGGCTCTGTTTACCTAATGGGGTGGACTGGTGGCTATGTTCTATTAGCTATGTGTCTTGCTCCTTATTTACGCAAGTTTGGCAAGTTTACTGTTCCTGACTTCATCGGTGATCGGTACTATTCTCAAACGGCACGTACCATTGCAGTTATCTGTGCCATCTTGATCTGCTTTACTTACATTGCAGGGCAAATGCGAGGTGTTGGTGTCGTATTCTCCCGCTTCCTGGAAGTTGACATCGCAACCGGCGTTATCATTGGTGCGATAATCGTATTCTTTTATACCGTATTGGGTGGTATGAAAGGGATAACCTACACTCAGGTAGCACAATATATTGTATTGATGTTTGCTTACATAGTGCCTGCGGTATTCTTGTCTTTAATGATGACCGGTCACGTACTGCCGCAGACGGGATTTGGCGCCACAATAGCTGACGGGGTTCCAGGCTCGGGACAGTTCTTACTTGAACGACTGGATGGATTATCGACCGAGCTAGGTTTCGCCGAATACACTGAAGGTGTGCGAAGTAAAGTTGATGTGTTCTTCATTACTGCAGCATTGATGGTAGGTACCGCTGGTCTGCCTCACGTTATCGTGCGTTTCTTTACAGTACCGAAAGTACGTGATGCACGCCGTTCAGCTTTCTGGGCTCTGACATTTATTTCAGTGGTTTACTTAACAGCACCGACTATTGCTTCGTTTGCTAAAGTAAATATTTTCAACACCATCAATGGCCCAGACCTACAAGGTGTTGAATACGATAACGCCCCAAGCTGGATTAAAAACTGGGAAAAAACAGGTCTTATCACGTGGGAAGACAACAACAACGACGGCAAAATGTTTTACTCAGGTGATGAACGCAATGAAATGACCATTGACCGTGACATCATGGTATTGGCGAATCCTGAAATTGGCGAATTGCCGGCCTGGGTTGTCGCTTTGGTTGCAGCAGGTGGTGTTGCCGCAGCACTTTCTACGTCAGCAGGCCTTCTACTGGTTATATCAACCTCCGTTTCGCACGACTTACTGAAACGAAATTTGGCGCCGAATATAACGGATAAGCAGGAGTTGTTATATGCCAGGGTTGCAGCTGCGACGGCAATTGTCATCTCAGTCTACTTTGGTATATACCCGCCCGGCTTCGTGGCGCAGGTGGTCGCTTTTGCCTTCGGCTTAGCCGCAGCAAGCTTCTTCCCTGCGATAATCATGGGTGTATTCCATAAACGTATGAACAGCACAGGAGCGATAGCTGGTATGGTTGTGGGTATACTGTTTACCTTCAGTTATATCGTGTACTTCAAGTTCGTCGCTCCCGAGCTGAATACTCAAGAAAACTGGTTATTCGGAATTTCCCCTGAGGGTATTGGGACCTTAGGCATGATCATCAACTTTGTTGTAGCAGTTGTCGTGCATAAGTTTACTGGTGACGCTCCGGAAGAAATTCAGGAACTGGTTGAGTCTATACGGTATCCAAAAGGGTCCGGTGAAGCTAAGCCTCACTAA
- a CDS encoding DUF4212 domain-containing protein, giving the protein MAFESESHAKAYWKENLSLMLKLLIVWFVVSYGFGIILVDVLNEITFFGFKLGFWFAQQGSILTFIVLIFIYVRGMAALDNKYNVHED; this is encoded by the coding sequence ATGGCATTCGAAAGCGAATCCCATGCCAAAGCGTATTGGAAAGAAAACCTCAGCTTGATGCTCAAGCTGCTAATTGTATGGTTTGTCGTTTCCTATGGCTTTGGAATTATATTGGTGGACGTGCTTAACGAAATCACTTTCTTCGGCTTCAAGCTGGGATTCTGGTTCGCACAGCAAGGCTCCATTCTGACTTTCATCGTGCTTATCTTCATTTATGTGAGAGGCATGGCCGCGTTAGATAACAAATACAATGTACACGAGGACTAA